One window from the genome of Variovorax sp. PAMC26660 encodes:
- a CDS encoding ABC transporter substrate-binding protein: MANLRDPGRRSLLKTSLIAGGLSAGGLLSVDAFAQGKARINMQLGWIVGGNQIGEVVAKRMGFYEQEGIDFAIQPGGPNIDGVAIIASGRYEVGQVSSSPSIMLAVSQGLPIKCFAIGAQKHPYTYFSLAKNPVRKPADLVGKRVGIPSTAAILLRALLAKNKIAEKDVKVISIGADMSPLLTGQVDVVTGWLTNTTAIKVLGPDIASLTQWDAGVRLYALPYYASTKTLETQPKVIEAFLRATAKGWHYVRANRDQSVDMLVKEYPNLKREDERVAVDVMLEYAFGGMAQTQGWGAMDPAVWQEQITTYADLGQFTARTPKVEDVISLDALKATAAARAVKA, encoded by the coding sequence GTCTCCTGAAGACGTCCCTCATCGCCGGCGGACTTTCCGCAGGTGGCCTGCTGTCCGTCGATGCCTTCGCACAGGGCAAGGCGCGCATCAACATGCAGCTGGGCTGGATCGTCGGCGGCAACCAGATCGGCGAGGTGGTCGCCAAGCGCATGGGCTTCTACGAGCAGGAGGGCATCGACTTCGCGATCCAGCCGGGCGGCCCCAACATCGATGGCGTGGCGATCATCGCCTCGGGTCGCTACGAGGTGGGGCAGGTGTCTTCGAGCCCGTCGATCATGCTGGCGGTGTCGCAGGGCCTACCGATCAAGTGTTTTGCCATCGGTGCGCAGAAGCACCCCTACACCTACTTCTCGCTCGCGAAGAATCCGGTGCGCAAGCCGGCCGACCTGGTGGGCAAGCGCGTGGGCATTCCGTCGACGGCGGCCATCCTGCTGCGCGCGCTGCTGGCGAAGAACAAGATCGCCGAGAAGGATGTCAAGGTCATCTCCATCGGCGCGGACATGTCGCCGCTGCTGACGGGGCAGGTCGACGTGGTCACGGGCTGGCTCACCAACACCACCGCGATCAAGGTGCTGGGCCCCGACATCGCCTCGCTCACGCAGTGGGATGCGGGCGTGCGCCTGTACGCGCTGCCTTATTACGCATCGACCAAGACGCTGGAGACGCAGCCCAAGGTCATCGAGGCCTTCCTGCGCGCCACGGCCAAGGGCTGGCACTACGTGCGCGCCAACCGCGACCAGTCGGTGGACATGCTGGTCAAGGAGTACCCGAACCTCAAGCGCGAGGATGAACGCGTCGCCGTCGACGTGATGCTCGAGTACGCCTTCGGTGGCATGGCGCAGACCCAGGGCTGGGGCGCGATGGACCCGGCCGTGTGGCAGGAGCAGATCACCACCTATGCGGACCTGGGCCAGTTCACCGCACGCACGCCGAAGGTCGAGGACGTGATCTCGCTCGATGCGCTCAAGGCCACCGCAGCCGCACGTGCAGTGAAGGCCTGA
- a CDS encoding ABC transporter ATP-binding protein, which translates to MAAVLNAPPASAPAAPAIACRDIGVRFFTERRDVTAIGSLDLDVAQGEFLTLLGPSGCGKSTFLRVVADLLQPSRGRIEVLSSTPQAARKNRDIGFVFQDAALLPWRTALQNVELPLQVGGGASRKGRRSPRELLELVGLKDRLNAFPHEMSGGQRQRVSIARALASDPKILLMDEPFGALDEITRDRLNEEILRVWRETGVTILFVTHSIHEAAFLGQRVLMLAANPGRVREIVPVELPRERTLEMRETPEFVRLTSHLRRVLETC; encoded by the coding sequence ATGGCCGCCGTTCTCAACGCGCCACCCGCATCCGCGCCCGCTGCACCAGCGATTGCCTGCCGCGACATCGGTGTGCGCTTCTTCACCGAGCGCCGCGACGTCACCGCCATCGGCAGCCTCGATCTCGACGTGGCGCAGGGCGAGTTCCTGACCTTGCTCGGCCCGTCGGGCTGCGGCAAGTCGACCTTCCTGCGCGTGGTGGCGGACCTGCTGCAGCCCAGCCGTGGCCGCATCGAGGTGCTGTCGTCCACGCCGCAGGCCGCGCGCAAGAACCGCGACATCGGTTTCGTGTTCCAGGATGCGGCGTTGCTGCCCTGGCGCACCGCCCTGCAGAACGTGGAGCTGCCGCTGCAGGTCGGCGGTGGTGCCAGCCGCAAGGGCCGCCGTTCGCCGCGGGAACTGCTCGAACTGGTGGGCCTGAAGGACCGGCTGAATGCCTTCCCGCACGAGATGTCGGGCGGCCAGCGCCAGCGCGTGTCGATTGCCCGCGCGCTCGCCAGCGACCCGAAGATTTTGCTGATGGACGAGCCCTTCGGTGCGCTCGACGAGATCACGCGCGACCGGCTCAACGAAGAAATCCTGCGCGTGTGGCGCGAGACCGGCGTGACGATTCTCTTCGTCACCCACAGCATCCACGAGGCCGCCTTCCTGGGCCAGCGCGTGCTGATGCTCGCCGCCAACCCGGGGCGCGTGCGCGAGATCGTGCCGGTCGAGCTGCCGCGCGAGCGCACGCTGGAGATGCGCGAGACCCCCGAATTCGTTCGCCTCACGAGCCATCTGCGCCGTGTGCTGGAAACCTGCTGA
- a CDS encoding ABC transporter permease yields MNTRSLDSAVSGAFAAPADPEYLAWAAARQRRLWRRRILPALGIGGLVFLWWAVIVVFDVKPFIAPTPWAVLETLYAKRDVLLDNLLPTAMEAAGGFVLGNLAAIAVATVFVHNKTLQDIFFPVVLMFNAVPLVAKAPVLVLIMGNGMEPKITIAALVCFFPTLVNMVRGLESVNPQAMELMRVLSASKTEIFFRLRLLNALPYLFSALRIAASMCVIGAVVGEWVGATVGIGAMILQATFNFDSPLLYAAIVMSATLSGLFFLLVTLAERWVIRWQPEAAP; encoded by the coding sequence ATGAACACCCGCTCCCTCGATTCCGCAGTGTCCGGCGCCTTCGCCGCACCGGCCGACCCCGAATACCTCGCATGGGCCGCCGCGCGGCAACGACGCCTGTGGCGCCGCCGCATATTGCCGGCGCTCGGTATCGGCGGCCTGGTCTTTTTGTGGTGGGCCGTGATCGTCGTGTTCGACGTCAAGCCCTTCATCGCACCCACGCCCTGGGCCGTGCTGGAGACGCTCTACGCCAAACGCGACGTGCTGCTCGACAACCTGCTGCCCACCGCAATGGAGGCTGCTGGCGGCTTCGTGCTGGGCAACCTCGCGGCCATCGCCGTGGCGACGGTCTTCGTGCACAACAAGACGCTGCAGGACATCTTCTTTCCGGTGGTGCTGATGTTCAACGCCGTGCCGCTGGTGGCCAAGGCCCCGGTGCTGGTGCTCATCATGGGCAACGGCATGGAGCCGAAGATCACCATTGCCGCGCTGGTCTGCTTCTTCCCGACGCTGGTGAACATGGTGCGCGGGCTGGAGTCGGTCAACCCGCAGGCGATGGAACTGATGCGCGTGCTGTCGGCGAGCAAGACCGAGATCTTCTTTCGGCTGCGCTTGCTGAATGCGTTGCCCTACCTGTTCTCGGCCCTGCGCATTGCTGCATCGATGTGTGTCATCGGCGCAGTGGTGGGCGAGTGGGTGGGTGCCACGGTGGGCATCGGCGCCATGATTCTGCAAGCCACCTTCAACTTCGATTCGCCGCTGCTCTACGCCGCGATCGTCATGAGCGCCACGCTCTCGGGCCTGTTCTTCCTGCTGGTGACGCTGGCCGAACGCTGGGTCATCCGATGGCAACCGGAAGCTGCGCCGTGA
- a CDS encoding FAD-dependent oxidoreductase yields the protein MSRIGDWMQEPAHDVRVAAESDVVVVGGGPAGQAAALAAARNGASVTLLERYNHLGGLASGGMVLVLDDMWDSHQQEISVRGICLEMIERMSALGLAEYPRQQDWGTLPDSVRRWKRWGTYDFHSKEKPHPICFAAAFDPDAWKRTSLEMVQQAGIELRLHSWFSRTLVEDGKVKGVVCETKGGREAILGKVVIDATGDLDVAASAGAPHISGSYIVTTVFRLGAVDTEEAERFEREEPVAWQALDREIKHMLGGAWDAWWLKTPLPGVVWCNCPHMPGLDGLKVSDLTRAEVQGRATIHKVIDFVRARLPGFSKCTLIDMAPQTGIRQTRLLEGAYVMTKEDVAQRTRFDDSVARGRDYYYPYRTLLPRSVENLLVAGRHYSATSAAQKISREIPPCMAMGEATGTAAALALNAGVSVRDVDVAKLQKTLRAQGADPGDQKGPNADVPAIARSFVKEAA from the coding sequence ATGAGCCGTATTGGCGACTGGATGCAGGAGCCCGCGCACGACGTGCGCGTGGCAGCCGAATCGGACGTGGTGGTGGTCGGTGGCGGCCCCGCGGGGCAGGCCGCGGCCCTGGCCGCCGCGCGCAACGGCGCGAGCGTGACGCTGCTGGAGCGCTACAACCACCTGGGCGGCCTGGCCTCGGGCGGCATGGTGCTGGTGCTGGACGACATGTGGGACAGCCATCAGCAGGAGATTTCGGTGCGCGGCATCTGCCTCGAAATGATCGAGCGCATGTCGGCACTGGGCCTGGCCGAGTACCCGCGTCAGCAGGACTGGGGCACGCTGCCCGATTCGGTGCGCCGCTGGAAGCGCTGGGGTACCTACGACTTTCACAGCAAGGAGAAGCCGCATCCCATCTGCTTTGCCGCCGCCTTCGACCCCGATGCGTGGAAGCGCACCTCGCTCGAAATGGTGCAGCAGGCCGGCATCGAACTGCGGCTGCACTCGTGGTTCTCGCGCACGCTGGTGGAAGACGGCAAGGTCAAGGGCGTGGTCTGCGAAACCAAGGGCGGCCGCGAAGCCATCCTGGGCAAGGTGGTGATCGACGCCACCGGCGACCTCGACGTGGCCGCCTCGGCCGGCGCGCCGCACATCAGCGGCAGCTACATCGTGACGACCGTGTTCCGCCTCGGTGCCGTAGACACGGAAGAAGCCGAGCGCTTCGAGCGCGAAGAGCCCGTGGCCTGGCAGGCGCTGGACCGCGAGATCAAGCACATGCTCGGCGGCGCCTGGGATGCCTGGTGGCTCAAGACGCCGCTGCCTGGCGTGGTGTGGTGCAACTGCCCGCACATGCCGGGTCTTGACGGCCTGAAGGTGAGCGACCTCACGCGCGCCGAAGTGCAGGGCCGCGCCACCATCCACAAGGTGATCGATTTCGTGCGCGCCAGGCTGCCGGGTTTCTCGAAGTGCACGCTGATCGACATGGCGCCGCAGACCGGCATCCGCCAGACCCGCCTGCTCGAAGGCGCCTATGTGATGACCAAGGAAGACGTGGCGCAGCGCACCCGTTTCGACGACAGCGTGGCGCGCGGGCGCGACTACTACTACCCGTACCGCACGCTGCTGCCGCGCAGCGTCGAGAACCTGCTGGTGGCCGGCCGCCACTATTCGGCCACCTCGGCTGCGCAGAAGATCTCGCGCGAGATCCCGCCCTGCATGGCGATGGGCGAGGCCACCGGCACGGCCGCCGCGCTGGCGTTGAATGCAGGCGTGTCAGTGCGCGATGTCGATGTGGCGAAGCTGCAAAAGACGCTGCGCGCACAGGGCGCCGACCCGGGCGACCAGAAGGGGCCGAACGCCGACGTGCCCGCCATCGCCCGTTCGTTCGTGAAGGAGGCCGCATGA
- a CDS encoding CaiB/BaiF CoA transferase family protein, with translation MSSANALPLDGIRVIDFTQVMMGPVCTQMLADHGADVIKIERKGAGDLSRSTFAPVAGNDNPIFCSLNRNKRSVEIDLRDAEQMELVKALIAGADVVTNNFRAGVMERLGLGYEDCKRLNPRIIYAVGTGFGETGPYAHKGGQDVLAQALTGVMARRADASVPVSIYPTALADYTAGMHMVQGILLALLQRERTGEGQKIAVSLYNSMLAMQMQEAAMVMMEDSEVNWAAMPLSGVFDTQTGPLVLVGAFKANPLRDICTALGIDDLSLDARFSSMAVQFANKVELHAIFRERFTSNTRDHWLTRLEEQDLLSAPVRDMREALVDPQTLHNAMILEGDSSSSRPLKFIASPIQMSGAKAGLRREPPKLGQHTEEVLAEARALIEEADA, from the coding sequence ATGAGCAGCGCCAACGCATTGCCGCTGGACGGCATCCGCGTGATCGACTTCACGCAGGTCATGATGGGCCCGGTCTGCACGCAGATGCTGGCCGACCACGGCGCCGACGTCATCAAGATCGAGCGCAAGGGCGCGGGCGACCTGAGCCGTTCGACCTTTGCGCCGGTGGCAGGCAATGACAACCCGATCTTCTGCAGCCTGAACCGCAACAAGCGCAGCGTGGAAATCGATCTGCGCGATGCGGAGCAGATGGAGCTGGTGAAGGCGCTCATCGCCGGTGCCGACGTGGTCACCAACAACTTCCGCGCCGGCGTGATGGAGCGGCTGGGCCTGGGTTACGAAGACTGCAAGCGCCTGAACCCGCGCATCATCTACGCGGTGGGCACCGGCTTCGGCGAGACCGGCCCCTACGCCCACAAGGGCGGGCAGGACGTGCTGGCGCAGGCGCTCACCGGTGTGATGGCGCGCCGCGCCGATGCCTCGGTGCCGGTGTCGATCTACCCGACCGCGCTGGCCGACTACACCGCCGGCATGCACATGGTGCAGGGCATCCTGCTGGCGCTGCTGCAGCGCGAGCGCACGGGTGAAGGCCAGAAGATCGCTGTATCGCTCTACAACTCCATGCTCGCGATGCAGATGCAGGAAGCGGCCATGGTGATGATGGAAGACTCCGAAGTGAACTGGGCCGCGATGCCGCTGTCGGGCGTGTTCGACACGCAGACCGGGCCGCTGGTGCTGGTGGGCGCGTTCAAGGCGAATCCGCTGCGCGACATCTGCACGGCGCTGGGCATCGATGACCTGTCGCTCGATGCGCGTTTCTCCAGCATGGCGGTGCAGTTCGCGAACAAGGTGGAACTGCACGCGATCTTCCGCGAGCGCTTTACGAGCAACACGCGCGACCATTGGCTGACGCGGCTCGAAGAGCAAGACCTGCTTTCGGCCCCCGTGCGCGACATGCGCGAGGCTCTGGTCGATCCGCAGACCCTGCACAACGCGATGATTCTCGAAGGTGATTCTTCGTCGAGCCGGCCGCTGAAATTCATCGCCAGCCCGATCCAGATGTCGGGCGCCAAGGCCGGCCTGCGGCGTGAGCCGCCCAAGCTGGGGCAGCACACCGAAGAAGTGCTGGCCGAGGCGCGCGCGCTGATCGAAGAGGCCGATGCATGA
- a CDS encoding enoyl-CoA hydratase-related protein: protein MSVLYEVIDHVATVTIDRPEVLNAVDLPTEAELQRIWTDIESRDDIRAVVLTGAGERSFCAGADLKNTSNLKGVEYWAAARPGGFGGIALRETLDAPVIARVNGLALGGGFEMVLGCDIVVACEEASFGLPEPLVGRLPLDGGMLLLQRQIPYRQAMGMMLTGQRVKAQRALEMGLVNEVVPRAELDTAVHRWVQQMLACAPLSLKAIKQVVRRTGTLAPAEAHRMRLPALVAALQSEDANEGVLAFQQKRKPQWLGR, encoded by the coding sequence ATGAGCGTCCTTTATGAAGTCATCGACCACGTCGCCACGGTCACCATCGACCGGCCCGAGGTGTTGAATGCGGTGGACCTGCCGACCGAGGCTGAACTGCAGCGCATCTGGACCGACATCGAATCGCGCGACGACATCCGCGCGGTGGTGCTCACCGGCGCGGGCGAACGCTCGTTCTGCGCGGGCGCCGACCTGAAGAACACCTCGAACCTCAAGGGCGTGGAGTACTGGGCCGCAGCGCGCCCCGGTGGCTTCGGCGGCATCGCATTGCGCGAGACGCTCGACGCGCCGGTGATCGCCCGCGTCAACGGCCTGGCGCTCGGCGGCGGTTTCGAGATGGTGCTGGGCTGCGACATCGTCGTGGCCTGCGAAGAGGCCAGCTTCGGTCTGCCCGAGCCGCTGGTGGGTCGCCTGCCGCTGGACGGCGGCATGCTGCTGCTGCAACGGCAGATTCCGTACCGCCAGGCCATGGGCATGATGCTCACCGGCCAACGCGTGAAGGCGCAGCGCGCGCTGGAGATGGGCCTTGTCAACGAGGTGGTGCCACGCGCCGAACTCGACACCGCCGTCCACCGCTGGGTGCAGCAGATGCTGGCCTGCGCGCCGCTCTCGCTCAAGGCCATCAAGCAGGTGGTGCGCCGCACCGGCACGCTCGCGCCGGCAGAGGCGCACCGCATGCGGTTGCCGGCGCTGGTGGCCGCGCTGCAGTCCGAAGACGCGAACGAAGGCGTGCTGGCGTTCCAGCAGAAGCGCAAGCCGCAGTGGCTGGGCCGCTAG
- the fdxA gene encoding ferredoxin has protein sequence MAYVITGACIDIKDGACVKCCPVDCIYEGERTLYIHPDECIDCGVCVSACPTQAIYEDLRLPPEMEHFAAINREFFAANVSGLGSPGGADAKRIACDHPAIAATPHMAG, from the coding sequence ATGGCCTACGTCATCACCGGCGCCTGCATCGACATCAAGGACGGCGCCTGCGTCAAGTGCTGTCCGGTCGATTGCATCTACGAAGGCGAGCGCACTCTGTACATTCACCCGGATGAATGCATCGACTGCGGCGTTTGCGTGTCCGCCTGCCCCACGCAGGCCATCTACGAAGACCTTCGGCTGCCGCCCGAAATGGAACACTTCGCGGCCATCAACCGCGAGTTCTTCGCGGCCAACGTCAGCGGGCTCGGTTCGCCCGGTGGCGCCGACGCGAAGCGCATCGCCTGCGACCATCCGGCCATTGCTGCGACGCCGCATATGGCTGGTTGA
- a CDS encoding LysR family transcriptional regulator produces the protein MHASILKYFIEVASCGSVRKASERLYVAASAVNRQIHKLEDELGVELFDRMPNGLRLNAAGERLLKHAQETLHQYQVMRTELDALKGERTGHVKVAAMDSFFEDLLPSAVEDFLQVFPAVTYTITAVQPMDVAQMVMSGQVDVGMTFVSRLPGGVAAVALANLPIGVVMPPGHPLAKQASVSLKECARYPFLRSSSHPVISAALSPEFAAFWDDMEPAATCNSTPMLKRLIMAGKGISCFSKIAFIEDLKRGDLIWRPFELPALDQLQVGIVVPSQRVLPHVTQNFVGRMARRLTQLEIAAAAV, from the coding sequence ATGCACGCCAGCATCCTCAAGTACTTCATTGAAGTCGCCAGTTGCGGCTCGGTGCGCAAGGCCTCCGAACGGCTCTATGTTGCGGCCAGCGCCGTCAACCGGCAGATCCACAAGCTGGAAGACGAACTGGGTGTGGAGCTGTTCGACCGCATGCCCAACGGCCTGCGGCTCAATGCGGCCGGCGAGCGCCTGCTCAAGCACGCGCAGGAAACGCTGCATCAATACCAGGTGATGCGCACCGAACTGGATGCGCTCAAGGGCGAGCGCACCGGCCATGTGAAGGTGGCGGCGATGGACTCCTTCTTCGAGGACCTGCTGCCCTCGGCGGTGGAAGACTTTTTGCAGGTGTTCCCGGCCGTCACGTACACCATCACCGCCGTGCAGCCGATGGATGTGGCGCAGATGGTGATGTCGGGGCAGGTCGACGTGGGCATGACCTTCGTGAGCCGGCTGCCGGGCGGCGTGGCCGCTGTGGCGCTGGCGAATCTGCCGATCGGCGTGGTGATGCCGCCTGGCCATCCGCTCGCAAAGCAGGCCAGTGTGTCGCTGAAGGAATGTGCGCGCTATCCCTTCTTACGCTCCAGCTCGCACCCGGTCATCAGTGCGGCGCTGTCGCCCGAGTTCGCCGCGTTCTGGGACGACATGGAGCCGGCCGCCACCTGCAATTCAACGCCGATGCTCAAGCGGCTGATCATGGCGGGCAAGGGCATTTCGTGCTTCTCGAAGATCGCCTTCATCGAAGACCTGAAGCGCGGCGACCTGATCTGGCGGCCCTTCGAGCTGCCCGCGCTCGACCAGTTGCAGGTGGGCATCGTGGTGCCGTCGCAGCGGGTGCTGCCGCATGTCACGCAGAATTTTGTCGGGCGCATGGCGCGGCGGCTGACCCAACTGGAGATCGCTGCCGCTGCCGTGTGA
- a CDS encoding MurR/RpiR family transcriptional regulator, whose amino-acid sequence MPMSADSFVRRVRSQLDQLSATERQLADFVLEFPGELASYAGNELAELAGVSPSTVSRFIRRIGYENYEEARRQVREEKQTGSPLFQNATEASKRGRLVATHFQQSQANLASTFDRLNDRQMAGIVKAIIGAGQVLIFGSRSSHAFALYLRWQIVQVVPRVTAIPGPGETLAEHLVGLTARDCVIVFGTRRQTRQMDILLAGASKAGAKIVYISDKASPDFAGATWSLQCDCRGPGLLDNHTAVMGICDLIATMVIEASGSAGRKRLAAIELGHEENGEF is encoded by the coding sequence ATGCCCATGTCCGCAGATTCCTTCGTCCGCCGCGTCCGCAGCCAGCTCGACCAGTTGTCCGCAACCGAGCGGCAGCTTGCCGATTTCGTGCTGGAGTTTCCGGGCGAGCTGGCCAGCTATGCGGGCAACGAACTGGCGGAGCTGGCGGGGGTGTCGCCATCGACGGTGAGCCGCTTCATCCGTCGCATCGGCTACGAGAACTACGAAGAGGCCCGGCGCCAGGTTCGCGAGGAAAAGCAGACCGGCTCGCCGCTGTTCCAGAACGCGACCGAGGCGTCCAAGCGCGGCCGCCTGGTCGCCACGCATTTCCAGCAGTCGCAGGCCAACCTGGCCAGCACCTTCGACCGGCTCAACGACAGGCAGATGGCCGGCATCGTCAAGGCGATCATCGGCGCGGGACAGGTGCTGATCTTCGGCAGCCGCAGCAGCCATGCCTTCGCGCTCTACCTGCGCTGGCAGATCGTGCAGGTGGTGCCGCGCGTCACCGCGATTCCCGGGCCGGGCGAGACGCTGGCCGAACACTTGGTGGGATTGACCGCGCGCGACTGCGTGATCGTTTTCGGCACGCGCCGCCAGACGCGGCAGATGGACATCCTGCTTGCTGGCGCCAGCAAGGCCGGGGCGAAGATCGTCTACATCAGCGACAAGGCCTCGCCGGATTTCGCCGGTGCCACCTGGTCGCTGCAATGTGATTGCCGGGGGCCGGGGCTTCTGGACAATCACACGGCCGTGATGGGCATCTGCGACCTGATCGCCACGATGGTGATCGAGGCCTCGGGCTCTGCCGGGCGCAAGCGGCTGGCCGCGATTGAACTCGGGCACGAGGAAAACGGCGAGTTCTGA
- a CDS encoding MFS transporter — protein MAGPALSSGPDSPRVAELDRALDKIGVTRSHHTIIFLILIGCLFDSFEQNAVGIVGPMLREQWGLSASDIGLLNTVTFACAAVGRIISGFIADRYGRRVMLSIDLLLFTLGAGICAMAPNLAVMALGRAVVGFGLGGEIAIAVTMLAEFCSTKFRGTAVGLVNVGAGGLGNFLAPGFGLLVFWMFPGDNAWRWLFACLMVPALLGAFYRRYIPETPRFLLSQGKVKEVNAVLSRLASGRLSAKSVPQHQYITDDGLAAPNARVKVRVTEIFRGALARRTVPLCITIWMTYGAQISVLTLMPTILVTLGYSMSKSLLFTMVMQGGSLLGAIAASLLGFHFPRKRVLTAGAVCACLAALTIGFAAKSIVVILIAGAVFQFFVLLLNTTIWIFAPELYPTRVRAFGTAFILATGTAAGALMPLVAGRLFDAFGLVGVFSLAAGMYAVFVVSVQSVPETYGQSPDALPLPGETPGDDTAPATKIVQPG, from the coding sequence ATGGCTGGACCTGCACTTTCTTCCGGGCCCGACTCGCCCCGGGTTGCCGAGCTCGATCGGGCGCTCGACAAGATCGGCGTCACGCGATCGCATCACACGATCATCTTTCTGATCCTCATCGGCTGCCTGTTCGACAGCTTCGAGCAGAACGCGGTGGGCATCGTGGGGCCGATGCTGCGCGAGCAGTGGGGGCTGAGCGCTTCCGACATCGGCTTGCTGAACACCGTCACCTTTGCCTGCGCGGCCGTGGGGCGGATCATCTCGGGCTTCATCGCCGACCGCTACGGCCGGCGCGTGATGCTGTCTATCGATCTGCTGTTGTTCACCCTTGGCGCAGGCATCTGTGCGATGGCGCCCAACCTTGCGGTGATGGCGCTGGGCCGTGCGGTCGTCGGCTTCGGGCTGGGCGGCGAGATCGCGATTGCCGTCACCATGCTGGCCGAGTTCTGCTCGACCAAGTTCCGCGGCACCGCGGTCGGGCTGGTGAACGTCGGCGCCGGTGGGCTCGGCAACTTCCTTGCGCCGGGTTTCGGCCTGCTGGTGTTCTGGATGTTCCCGGGCGACAACGCATGGCGCTGGCTGTTCGCCTGCCTGATGGTGCCGGCGCTGCTCGGTGCCTTCTATCGCCGCTACATCCCCGAGACGCCGCGCTTTCTGCTGTCGCAGGGCAAGGTGAAGGAAGTCAACGCGGTGTTGTCGCGGCTGGCGTCGGGCCGCCTTTCGGCGAAGAGCGTGCCGCAGCATCAGTACATCACCGACGACGGGCTTGCTGCGCCGAATGCCCGCGTCAAGGTGCGCGTGACCGAGATATTTCGCGGTGCGCTGGCACGGCGGACTGTTCCGCTGTGCATCACGATCTGGATGACTTACGGCGCGCAGATTTCGGTGCTCACGCTGATGCCGACCATTCTTGTCACGCTGGGCTACAGCATGTCGAAGAGCCTGCTCTTCACGATGGTGATGCAGGGCGGCAGCCTGCTGGGGGCCATCGCGGCCTCGTTGCTGGGCTTTCACTTTCCGCGCAAGCGCGTGCTGACGGCCGGTGCCGTGTGCGCCTGCCTTGCGGCGCTGACCATCGGCTTCGCGGCCAAGAGCATCGTGGTGATATTGATTGCGGGCGCGGTGTTCCAGTTCTTCGTGCTGCTGCTCAACACGACCATCTGGATCTTCGCGCCCGAGCTGTACCCGACCCGGGTGCGCGCCTTCGGCACGGCCTTCATCCTTGCCACCGGCACGGCCGCAGGCGCGCTGATGCCGCTGGTGGCTGGCCGCCTCTTCGATGCCTTCGGCCTGGTCGGCGTGTTCAGCCTGGCGGCCGGCATGTACGCGGTCTTCGTGGTCAGCGTGCAGAGCGTGCCCGAGACCTACGGCCAGTCACCCGATGCACTGCCGCTGCCGGGTGAAACCCCCGGCGATGACACGGCCCCGGCCACGAAGATCGTGCAGCCGGGTTGA
- a CDS encoding aspartate/glutamate racemase family protein, translating into MQEILLINPNSSSATTAMMVKIANSEAPAGCRVTGVTAAGGPTMIVNEHELDAAATEVLKAWRSAGGRWDGVIVSAFGDPGIEWLRREASVPVVGIAEASMLVASEGRRRFGIATVTPELVSPIEGRAAALGLRDLYTGIRLTQGDPRALAADPQALEEALAQAVQRCIDEDGAQAVIIGGGPLGQAALALASRFDVPVIAPISAAMRLLCSRLAATRGA; encoded by the coding sequence ATGCAAGAAATCCTGCTCATCAACCCCAACTCTTCGTCGGCGACCACCGCCATGATGGTGAAGATCGCCAACAGCGAAGCACCGGCCGGCTGTCGCGTGACCGGTGTTACCGCAGCCGGCGGCCCGACCATGATCGTCAATGAACACGAGCTGGATGCGGCGGCCACGGAGGTCCTGAAGGCGTGGCGTTCCGCAGGCGGGCGATGGGATGGCGTGATCGTCAGCGCCTTCGGCGATCCGGGCATCGAGTGGCTGCGCCGTGAAGCGAGCGTGCCGGTGGTCGGCATCGCCGAAGCATCGATGCTCGTGGCCAGCGAGGGCCGTCGCCGCTTCGGCATTGCCACGGTCACGCCCGAGCTGGTGTCGCCCATCGAGGGTCGCGCGGCCGCGCTGGGACTGCGCGATCTCTACACGGGCATCCGCCTGACGCAAGGCGACCCGCGCGCGTTGGCGGCCGATCCGCAGGCGCTGGAAGAAGCGCTGGCACAGGCCGTGCAACGCTGCATCGACGAAGACGGCGCCCAGGCGGTGATCATCGGCGGCGGTCCGCTCGGGCAGGCTGCATTGGCACTCGCCTCGCGCTTCGATGTGCCGGTGATCGCGCCGATCTCGGCCGCCATGCGACTGCTGTGTTCGCGGCTCGCAGCAACCCGAGGAGCATGA